A window from Labrus mixtus chromosome 14, fLabMix1.1, whole genome shotgun sequence encodes these proteins:
- the LOC132988508 gene encoding uncharacterized protein LOC132988508, with the protein MSQYCIIQGCKSRRARECDSMVTFHCFPTDKDLQEEWLKKTRKDRKPDFKVTSNTRVCSKHFAGDCFWWNERIRRTCLIPGSVPHIFPWNKISYLTIPLTNQKGEAAGNVTIEVTESTEEEVDLQPEIVVTSAPYADHDYIHLSPPLEEQLVAARQEISRLTKEKKMLLASRFCLQRFQDDARLLYFYTGFQDYGTLNSVYLSLEPTAERLQRWSQAQTVTGQEMSRAGLQAENLSLIDQFFLFLCRVREGASEESLAERFHVSQSTVSRVVTTWANYLFFMLGSLPVWLHRSAVSEMMPQCFKDSYPRTRVILDCTEVRMERASSKKVNPENYSNYNGSTTLKGLIGVSPSGEITFVSSLFEGSISAEEITKRSGILSLLEEGDEVMADNGFLISDLLSAINVSLVSPPFLNQRRKSIKQEASITQNNAKLRIHVEKAKQRMKLNRIFNRVLPHSHLGTVNQLWYVCAMLANFQVPLS; encoded by the exons ATGTCGCAGTACTGTATTATTCAAGGATGTAAATCACGCAGAGCTCGAGAATGTGACTCAATGGTAACATTTCATTGCTTTCCGACTGATAAAGACCTACAAGAAGAATGGTTAAAGAAGACCCGGAAAGACAGAAAGCCAGATTTCAAG GTTACATCAAATACAAGGGTGTGTTCCAAGCATTTTGCTGGAGACTGTTTCTGGTGGAACGAAAGGATTCGCAGGACATGTCTGATTCCAGGAAGTGTCCCCCATATCTTTCCATGGAACAAAATCTCATACCTGACCATACCTCTTACAAACCAGAA AGGTGAGGCGGCTGGAAATGTGACAATTGAGGTCACGGaatccacagaagaagaagttgactTGCA ACCGGAGATAGTTGTCACGTCTGCACCGTATGCTGACCACGACTACATACATTTGTCTCCACCTTTGGAAGAGCAGCTGGTGGCAGCACGACAGGAGATTTCCAGGCTTACtaaggaaaagaaaatgctttTGGCATCACGCTTTTGTCTGCAACGATTCCAGGACGATGCCAggcttttgtatttttacactGGATTTCAG gactATGGCACGCTAAACTCTGTCTACTTGTCCCTGGAGCCCACTGCAGAGCGCTTACAGAGGTGGAGCCAGGCACAGACAGTGACGGGGCAGGAGATGAGCAGGGCGGGCTTACAGGCAGAAAACTTGTCTTTGATCGATCagttctttctcttcctctgccgTGTAAGAGAGGGAGCGTCTGAGGAATCCCTGGCAGAGCGTTTTCATGTCTCACAGTCGACAGTCAGTAGAGTGGTGACAACTTGGGCCAATTACCTGTTTTTCATGTTGGGGTCGTTGCCCGTGTGGCTCCACAGATCAGCTGTAAGTGAAATGATGCCACAGTGCTTTAAAGACTCCTATCCAAGAACGAGGGTTATCTTGGACTGTACGGAGGTCCGCATGGAGCGGGCCAGCTCAAAGAAGGTCAATCCTGAGAACTATTCAAACTACAATGGCTCCACCACCCTGAAGGGCTTGATTGGTGTGAGCCCCTCTGGAGAAATCACATTTGTGAGCAGCCTGTTTGAAGGGTCGATCTCTGCAGAGGAAATAACAAAACGCTCTGGGATCTTGTCCCtgctggaggagggggatgaggTGATGGCTGATAACGGTTTCCTCATTAGTGATCTGCTGTCAGCCATCAATGTGTCTCTTGTTTCACCACCATTTCTGAATCAGAGGAGAAAGTCCATCAAGCAGGAAGCTTCCATCACTCAAAATAATGCAAAGTTAAGAATTCATGTAGAGAAAGCCAAACAACGAATGAAGCTAAACCGTATCTTTAATAGAGTTCTTCCCCATTCCCACCTGGGGACAGTTAACCAGTTGTGGTATGTGTGTGCCATGCTGGCTAATTTCCAAGTGCCTCTCTCTTAA
- the LOC132988510 gene encoding uncharacterized protein LOC132988510 → MWGCCIKGCKSDKRRISDYMTLTFHRFPANKKLRKQWLVKTRKDREPDFEIKSGVGVCSKHFTGDCFRWHEDSQKRGLVPGSVPQLFPWNKVAYVKIPLVNSIPEPGEVITEAAGSTQDADKPEDMPAPLADHDYVKLPVSVAEQLEAAQREIAKLTEETDELLVSRFCLQRFQDDAKLLTFYTGFQDYVTLKCVYLSLEPTAERLQRWSQAQTVTGQEMSRAGLQAENLSLIDQFFLFLCRVREGASEESLAERFHVSQSTVSRVVTTWANYLFFMLGSLPVWLHRSAVNEMMPQCFKDSYPRTRVILDCTEVRMERASSKKVNPENYSNYNGSTTLKGLIGVSPSGEITFVSSLFEGSISAEEITKRSGILSLLEEGDEVMADNGFLISDLLSAINVSLVSPPFLNQRRKSIKQEASITKNNAKLKAHIERALHRIKQYQIFDGVLPRSLLGSVNQLWYVCAMLTHFQGSLS, encoded by the exons ATGTGGGGATGTTGTATAAAAGGTTGTAAATCAGATAAACGTCGAATATCTGATTACATGACGTTGACATTTCATCGCTTCCCGGCTAACAAGAAACTACGAAAACAATGGCTGGTGAAAACCCGGAAGGACAGGGAACCAGATTTcgag ATTAAATCGGGCGTAGGTGTTTGTTCTAAGCATTTCACCGGAGACTGTTTTCGGTGGCATGAAGACTCTCAAAAGAGAGGCCTGGTTCCAGGAAGTGTCCCTCAGCTGTTTCCATGGAACAAAGTCGCTTACGTTAAGATACCTCTTGTTAACAGCAT ACCTGAGCCTGGAGAAGTGATCACTGAGGCTGCTGGTTCCACACAGGATGCTGATAA ACCAGAGGACATGCCGGCACCTCTTGCTGACCATGACTACGTGaagcttcctgtttctgtggcAGAACAGCTGGAGGCAGCACAACGGGAGATTGCCAAGCTTACTGAGGAAACTGACGAGCTTTTGGTCTCGCGCTTTTGTCTGCAGCGATTCCAGGATGATGCCAAACTGTTGACCTTCTACACCGGATTTCAG gACTACGTCACGTTAAAATGCGTCTACTTGTCCCTGGAGCCCACTGCAGAGCGCTTACAGAGGTGGAGCCAGGCACAGACAGTGACGGGGCAGGAGATGAGCAGGGCGGGCTTACAGGCAGAAAACTTGTCTTTGATCGATCagttctttctcttcctctgccgTGTAAGAGAGGGAGCGTCTGAGGAATCCCTGGCAGAGCGTTTTCATGTCTCACAGTCGACAGTCAGTAGAGTGGTGACAACTTGGGCCAATTACCTGTTTTTCATGTTGGGGTCGTTGCCCGTGTGGCTCCACAGATCAGCTGTAAATGAAATGATGCCACAGTGCTTTAAAGACTCCTATCCAAGAACGAGGGTTATCTTGGACTGTACGGAGGTCCGCATGGAGCGGGCCAGCTCAAAGAAGGTCAATCCTGAGAACTATTCAAACTACAATGGCTCCACCACCCTGAAGGGCTTGATTGGTGTGAGCCCCTCTGGAGAAATCACATTTGTGAGCAGCCTGTTTGAAGGGTCGATCTCTGCAGAGGAAATAACAAAACGCTCTGGGATCTTGTCCCtgctggaggagggggatgaggTGATGGCTGATAACGGTTTCCTCATTAGTGATCTGCTGTCAGCCATCAATGTGTCTCTTGTCTCGCCGCCATTTCTGAATCAGAGGAGAAAGTCCATCAAGCAGGAAGCTTCCATCACTAAAAATAATGCAAAGTTGAAAGCTCACATAGAGAGAGCATTACACAGAATCAAGCAGTACCAGATATTTGACGGAGTTCTTCCCCGGTCCCTCCTGGGGTCCGTTAACCAGCTGTGGTATGTGTGTGCCATGCTGACTCATTTTCAAGGGTCTCTCTCTTAA